From the genome of Lutzomyia longipalpis isolate SR_M1_2022 chromosome 2, ASM2433408v1, one region includes:
- the LOC129789372 gene encoding protein croquemort produces MTACACTEKTKKIWIFGCGGFFLLIGMILAVVWSAVSINILHNQLVLKNGSQTYNNWVETPIPMYLEFYMFNWTNPEKIKDWQTEKPNFVQLGPYVFTEKRVRADVKFNANNTVSFNQTRTWHFVPEMSNGTLDDEVTNLNLIPTTVAYTLRHQHAVVKMIVNFLFKEKNVHMTLTKKVRELLFDGYDDPVLDFLRKLNISGFVIPFNLVGWFVERNESSTHDGRFNIYTGEDDMAKLGVIANWNNVNHTNFYRDHCGTVSGTTGEIWPPLPTDQSQVDIEMFTPDICRSITLKYEKQIDKLGLRGNRWVADERVLDNGWNYPPASCYCTSDIASCPDLLPGVLNVSQCQFGAPAFISFPHFYLADQSYRDAISGMNPSKEEHEFYMALEPQTGIPLDIRGQLQLNLMMTPDEHFSIFENVPKIFIPMLWFRQTANLTEDLAKTAWWAVNLPNFGLWIAFGILGVGGIFVIVGIVLTIARKWTCSSRSDDEEPLQ; encoded by the exons ATGACCGCATGTGCTTGCACGGAGAAAACGAAGAAGATATGGATCTTCGGCTGTGGCGGCTTCTTCCTGCTCATAGGAATGATCCTTGCCGTTGTATGGAGTGCAGTTTCCATTAATATTCTTCACAAT CAACTTGTTCTGAAGAATGGTTCCCAAACGTACAATAATTGGGTGGAGACACCCATTCCCATGTACCTGGAATTCTACATGTTCAACTGGACCAACCCGGAAAAGATTAAGGATTGGCAAACAGAGAAACCGAACTTTGTTCAATTAGGCCCATACGTATTCACGGAGAAGCGCGTACGGGCGGACGTGAAGTTCAATGCGAACAATACGGTGTCCTTCAATCAAACACGAACCTGGCATTTTGTACCTGAAATGTCCAATGGTACCCTCGACGATGAGGTAACGAATCTTAACTTAATCCCAACGACAGTTGCCTACACACTTCGGCATCAGCACGCTGTTGTCAAGATGATCGTGAATTTCCTGTTCAAAGAGAAGAATGTCCACATGACACTAACGAAGAAGGTGCGTGAACTCCTCTTTGATGGTTACGACGATCCCGTGTTGGACTTCCTCCGTAAACTCAACATATCAGGCTTTGTGATTCCCTTTAATCTCGTCGGGTGGTTTGTTGAGCGCAATGAGAGCTCAACCCACGATGGACGGTTCAACATCTACACCGGTGAGGATGATATGGCCAAATTGGGTGTAATCGCCAATTGGAACAACGTTAATCACACAAACTTCTACCGAGACCACTGTGGCACTGTGTCAGGAACAACCGGAGAAATTTGGCCACCACTGCCCACGGATCAATCCCAGGTGGACATTGAGATGTTCACGCCGGATATCTGTCGCTCCATCACGCTAAAATACGAAAAGCAAATCGACAAGCTGGGACTCCGAGGAAATCGCTGGGTTGCCGATGAGAGAGTTCTGGACAATGGTTGGAACTACCCACCAGCTTCATGCTACTGCACCTCCGACATTGCCTCCTGCCCAGATCTCCTGCCGGGCGTCCTGAATGTTTCACAGTGCCAATTTGGAGCACCGGCTTTCATATCTTTCCCCCACTTTTATCTTGCCGACCAGAGCTACAGGGACGCCATCAGTGGGATGAACCCATCGAAGGAGGAGCACGAATTCTACATGGCGCTGGAACCACAAACGGGTATCCCATTGGATATCCGAGGACAACTCCAGCTGAACCTCATGATGACACCCGACGAACATTTCTCCATCTTCGAGAATGTTCCCAAAATCTTTATTCCTATGCTGTGGTTCCGACAAACGGCTAACTTAACGGAAGACTTAGCTAAAACAGCATGG